A stretch of Plectropomus leopardus isolate mb chromosome 24, YSFRI_Pleo_2.0, whole genome shotgun sequence DNA encodes these proteins:
- the LOC121962642 gene encoding leucine-rich repeat transmembrane neuronal protein 2 produces MKEVVLLLLVVTAASSRSHSSWCELGCDCRGDLRFTICSRALFTQLPDRVPPNTELLDLSDNHISVIPERSLNKNRKLRVLLLQNNNISVVEDGGFSQLEFLQKLDLSWNRISALTEGFSVGLAFLRELQLAHNRLTRLDSRSFLHLDSLQRLNLTSNSIHAIQVRSFSTMSGLRQLHLEGNRLASLRSGIFSMLRSLEVLNLAGNHISEMETGVFKPLVSMTLLNLADNQMSTVCFKTFLSIHTYSTHILLEGNPWNCDCDLQRVFRKLRSIQRLFLDDYYNLTCKEPAVLHDYRLMDVDTELCIAETVTVLIITVTVVITVLAAMLMGERKRKKKKKGKHWTQQEELSDESDY; encoded by the coding sequence ATGAAGGAGGTGGTGTTGCTCCTCCTGGTGGTGACGGCGGCGTCCTCCAGGTCTCACAGCAGCTGGTGCGAGCTGGGCTGCGACTGTCGAGGAGACCTCAGGTTCACCATATGCTCTCGGGCGCTCTTCACCCAGCTGCCCGACAGAGTCCCCCCCAACACCGAGCTGCTCGACCTCTCCGACAACCACATCTCCGTCATCCCCGAGCGCTCGCTCAACAAAAACCGCAAGCTGCGCGTACTGCTGCTGCAGAACAACAACATCAGCGTGGTGGAGGACGGCGGCTTCTCGCAGCTGGAGTTCCTGCAGAAACTGGACCTGAGCTGGAACCGGATCTCCGCGCTGACCGAGGGCTTCTCCGTCGGCTTGGCCTTCCTGCGGGAGCTGCAGCTCGCCCACAACCGGCTGACGAGGCTGGACAGCCGCAGCTTCCTGCACCTGGACAGCCTCCAGAGGTTAAACCTGACCAGCAACAGCATCCACGCCATCCAGGTGAGGTCGTTCTCCACCATGAGCGGCCTGCGGCAGCTGCACCTGGAGGGGAACCGGCTGGCGTCTCTACGGAGCGGCATCTTCTCCATGCTGCGCTCGCTGGAGGTCCTCAACCTGGCCGGCAACCACATCAGCGAGATGGAGACGGGCGTCTTCAAGCCGCTCGTCAGCATGACGCTGCTCAACCTGGCCGACAACCAGATGTCCACCGTCTGCTTCAAGACGTTCCTGAGCATCCACACGTACAGCACGCACATCCTGCTGGAGGGGAACCCGTGGAACTGCGACTGCGACCTGCAGAGAGTTTTCCGGAAGCTGCGCAGCATCCAGAGGCTCTTCCTGGACGACTACTACAACCTGACCTGCAAGGAGCCCGCCGTCCTCCACGACTACCGGCTGATGGACGTGGACACGGAGCTGTGCATTGCTGAGACCGTCACCGTGCTCATCATCACCGTCACCGTGGTGATAACCGTGCTGGCCGCCATGCTAATGGgcgagaggaagaggaagaagaagaagaaggggaaGCACTGGACGCAGCAGGAAGAGCTATCAGATGAGTCGGACTACTGA
- the LOC121962658 gene encoding LOW QUALITY PROTEIN: signal transducer and activator of transcription 1-alpha/beta-like (The sequence of the model RefSeq protein was modified relative to this genomic sequence to represent the inferred CDS: deleted 1 base in 1 codon): MAQWCQLQMLDCKYLEQVDQLYDDSFPMDIRQYLSKWIESIDWDTVAIQDSLATVRFHDLLAQLDDQHSRFALENNFLLQHNIRKIKRNLQDRFQEDPVHMAMIISRNLKEEQKILAIAKSTEQEGEGTVSAMVVEKQKLDNKVKEMKDRVQVADQNIKNLEDLQDEYDFKVNTLRNRENEMNGMTAKELEKEKLTVGRMGFELKAKRQDVVAQLGELLNVTQTLLSDLISEELPEWKQRQQIACIGGPPNACVDQLQNWFTAVAESLQQVRQHLKKLQELEQKFTYDSDPITQKKAYLEARALELLKNLLSHSLVVERQPCMPTHPQRPLVLKTGVQFTVKLRFLVKLQEFNYQLKVKALFDKDVTEKKGFRKFNILGTNTKVMNMEESNGSLAAEFRHLQLKEQKVAGNRTNEGPLIVTEELHSLSFESELQVNQSGLDIKLEAMSLPVVVISNVCQLPSGWASILWYNMLTTEPKNLKFFITPPAAKWSQLSEVLSWQFSSVTKRGLNQEQLNMLADKLLGAKAQRNPEGQIPWIKFCKSANEKAFPFWLWIEGILDLIKRHLLSLWNDGSIMGFLSKEREKALLSDKCPGTFLLRFSESSKEGAITFTWIEHDVHDKPLFHSVEPYTKKELTAVSLPDIIRTYKVMAAENIPENPLRFLYPNIPKDKAFGKYYPKPSETPEPMDVENGPEKSGYMKTELISVSEVHPSRLQDNMMPMSPDDYKVLSQYVSPRDIDAVTCNLISGFEEFDVQMSADFQDEN; this comes from the exons ATGGCGCAGTGGTGCCAACTCCAGATGCTGGACTGTAAGTACCTGGAGCAGGTGGACCAGCTGTACGACGACTCGTTCCCCATGGACATCCGGCAGTACCTGAGCAAGTGGATCGAGAGCATCGACTG GGACACGGTGGCGATCCAGGACTCTCTGGCCACCGTCCGCTTCCACGACCTCCTGGCTCAGCTGGACGACCAGCACAGCCGCTTCGCCCTGGAGAACAACTTCCTGCTGCAGCACAACATCCGCAAGATCAAGAGGAACCTGCAG gaTCGGTTCCAGGAAGACCCGGTCCACATGGCCATGATCATCTCCAGAAACCTGAAGGAGGAGCAGAAGATCCTCGCCATCGCCAAGAGCACCGAG CAGGAGGGCGAGGGGACGGTGTCGGCGATGGTGGTGGAGAAACAGAAGCTGGACAACAAAGTGAAGGAGATGAAAGACAGAGTCCAG GTGGCGGATCAGAACATCAAAAACCTCGAAGATCTGCAGGACGAGTACGACTTCAAAGTCAACACACTGAGGAACAGAG AGAATGAAATGAACGGCATGACGGCGAAGGAGCTGGAGAAAGAGAAGCTGACGGTCGGGAGGATGGGCTTCGAACTGAAAGCCAAACGACAG GACGTGGTGGCCCAGCTGGGCGAACTCCTGAACGTCACTCAGACGCTGCTGTCGGACCTGATCTCCGAGGAGCTGCCGGAGTGGAAGCAGCGGCAGCAGATCGCCTGTATCGGAGGGCCGCCCAACGCCTGCGTGGACCAGCTGCAGAACTG GTTCACAGCAGTAGCAGAGAGTCTCCAGCAGGTCCGTCAGCACCTGAAGAAGCTGCAGGAGTTGGAGCAAAAGTTCACCTACGACAGCGACCCcatcacacagaaaaaagcTTACCTGGAGGCCCGAGCCCTGGAGCTCCTCAAGAACCTCCTCTCGCA ctctcTGGTTGTAGAGAGGCAGCCCTGCATGCCCACCCACCCACAGAGACCGCTGGTGCTGAAAACAGGCGTCCAATTCACAGTCAAACTCCG GTTCCTGGTGAAGCTGCAGGAGTTTAACTACCAGCTCAAAGTCAAAGCACTGTTTGATAA AGACGTGACGGAGAAGAAAGG GTTTCggaagttcaacattttggggacAAACACCAAAGTTATGAACATGGAGGAGTCGAACGGCAGCCTGGCAGCAGAGTTCAGACATTTG CAACTGAAAGAGCAGAAAGTTGCAGGCAACCGAACAAACGAG ggtCCTCTGATCGTCACAGAGGAGCTCCACTCGCTCAGCTTCGAGTCCGAGCTGCAGGTCAACCAGTCGGGACTCGACATCAAACTGGAG GCCATGTCTCTGCCTGTGGTGGTGATCTCTAACGTCTGTCAGCTGCCCAGCGGCTGGGCCTCCATCCTCTGGTACAACATGCTGACCACCGAGCCCAAA AATCTGAAGTTCTTCATCACCCCTCCGGCGGCGAAGTGGTCTCAGCTGTCTGAGGTCCTCAGCTGGCAGTTCTCCTCCGTCACCAAGCGAGGCCTGAACCAGGAGCAGCTCAACATGCTGGCTGACAAACTGCTCG GAGCGAAAGCCCAGAGGAACCCGGAGGGGCAGATCCCCTGGATCAAATTCTGCAAG AGTGCAAACGAGAAAGCTTTCCCCTTCTGGTTGTGGATTGAAGGAATCCTGGATTTGATTAAAAGACACCTGCTTTCCCTCTGGAACGACGG ctccaTCATGGGCTTCCTCAGCAAAGAGCGGGAGAAAGCTCTGCTGAGCGATAAGTGTCCCGGTACCTTCCTGCTCCGATTCAGTGAGAGCAGCAAAGAGGGCGCCATCACCTTCACCTGGATCGAACATGACGTCCACG ACAAGCCTCTCTTCCACTCCGTGGAGCCGTACACAAAGAAGGAGCTCACCGCCGTCTCTCTGCCCGACATCATCCGCACATACAAGGTGATGGCCGCCGAGAACATCCCGGAGAACCCGCTCCGCTTCCTCTACCCCAACATCCCCAAAGACAAGGCCTTCGGGAAATACTACCCCAAACCCTCTGAGA CTCCAGAGCCCATGGACGTG GAGAACGGTCCGGAGAAGAGCGGCTACATGAAGACAGAGCTCATATCTGTCTCTGAAGT ACATCCGTCCAGACTGCAGGACAACATGATGCCGATGTCTCCTGACGACTACAAAGTTTTGTCGCAGTATGTCAGTCCCAGAGACATCGATGCCGTG ACCTGCAATCTGATTTCTGGATTTGAAGAGTTTGACGTTCAG ATGAGTGCAGACTTCCAGGATGAAAACTGA